CGACCCTGCAATCACAATCACCGGGCCCGCCGCGGTCAACTCCCCCACCACACTCCCTCCCACCACCTGCCCTTGCCCTCCCGCCAAGAATATCGTCAAACTCGTCGCCCCCGGCGGTGCAGGTGGAGGCAAGAATGACCCAGAAAGCGAAAGTATCTCGAATCTTCCATGGAGCGTAACAACCGCGCCCGCCGCTGCCGGCTGGCGGATACTCACGTTGGTTACTGTCCCGGTCCCACTCAACACGCAAATCCCACGCTGCCTTCTCCGCGCGTAGCTGGCCACGCAATCGAAAACGTCGCAACCGTTTCCCACCTCAAGAATATGAGCGCGGAGCGTGTTGGCACTCTCGCGTGTGATTATGACTGGCGGTTTCGCTTTGTTCTTGGAGCCAGGCGGGCGTCCGCGTGGACGGCGCCCCACCATGTCTCCGTGGTCGCTCGAGTTAGCGGCGGCTGCAACGAGGTCCAAGCCGCCTTCACGATGGGTGGAGAATTCATTGTTGGAGTTTTCGGGCTCGGGTTGGTGTTGGAGGCGGAGGTCGGGTATTTGGAGCTGATGATGAACGTATCTAGATGCAGTTCCTAAATCTAAACCAGCCATAACAacaatggaaaataaaaattttaataatacaagaaaatttaatttattaaaaaaaaaaaaacccccacaGACACAGAAAGGACACAgaattattttatgaaaaaatcTAAACAGTTTCTTTAATTAAAAActgggttttgttttgtttaattatattttctttttggggACTTTGAAGAAATAATAGATTTGTTTGAAAACAAAGACTGAAGGAGATCTATTGCAGAGAAAGAGGTAAGGGAAAGGAAGAGGAAGCAAAGacagggagagagggagagagagattcaTTACTCTATTGCATCTGAaagtttaaatatttatatatagagataaaatattgattttttgaataaaaaataattaatgagTTTTTTCTTTACGCTTCCATTAAATGGAGCGTGAACCAAACGTGATTAGGGATTGGATTAATTCTTAAACTCTAAAACATTGTAggtttaattaataaaattctaTTACATACACATTTAATTATGCTATAAACAGAAATAATACGTAAAAATAATGGATGATCGATGAATAAATAAATTCGAGCTTCTTTTGTTAATATATTTGTTCATAGTACATTTATCCACATGaactataaaaaaaagataCTATTAACTATGATTATGTAAAACTAAGCAATGAAATCATTTTTAATTCATATTTGTGCTAGAATTATTAAACTTGAAAAGGAAACATTGTTTTCACACTAAAATGGTATCCTTTTTATTGGAAATTTAGAATTAGAAGTTTCACGCATCTTATacttaaaaaatcaaaattatatatggatcttgcactttaaataaagtacGGGATCAAGTGCAGGATATTGCACCTGAGAAACCCTCTATCTATATGGgtattaaaagaaaagaattatTTGATCGGAGAATAAGTTGCACGCGCCAAATGAGGGGATTGTGGTTATGACAAAAAACCCTAAGAGCAAATGAAC
This DNA window, taken from Tripterygium wilfordii isolate XIE 37 chromosome 20, ASM1340144v1, whole genome shotgun sequence, encodes the following:
- the LOC119986716 gene encoding AT-hook motif nuclear-localized protein 23-like, producing MAGLDLGTASRYVHHQLQIPDLRLQHQPEPENSNNEFSTHREGGLDLVAAAANSSDHGDMVGRRPRGRPPGSKNKAKPPVIITRESANTLRAHILEVGNGCDVFDCVASYARRRQRGICVLSGTGTVTNVSIRQPAAAGAVVTLHGRFEILSLSGSFLPPPAPPGATSLTIFLAGGQGQVVGGSVVGELTAAGPVIVIAGSFTNVAYERLPLEEEEQQLGGGSGGSGGGVGNSGGFGDGNGVGALPFFNLPLNPGVQLPVDGWGGGNAGGRSPF